A single window of Aphidius gifuensis isolate YNYX2018 linkage group LG1, ASM1490517v1, whole genome shotgun sequence DNA harbors:
- the LOC122860525 gene encoding circumsporozoite protein-like isoform X2, whose protein sequence is MARFSLFFITLSVVCFFATVIAHPIDCDDDTISPVSSAASSSQSSSNSASSANSSSGSNPTDCDDSETNSGSNASSNSASSSSSDSSSNAGSNAGSSAGSNAGSNAGSNAGSSAGSNAGSSAGSNAGSSAGSNAGSSAGSNAGSSAGSNAGSSAGSNAGSSAGSNAGSSAGSNAGSSAGSNAGSSAGSNAGSSAGSNAGSSAGSNAGSSAGSNAGSSAGSNAGSSAGSNAGSSAGSNAGSSAGSNAGSSAGSNAGSSAGSNAGSSAGSNAGSSAGSNAGSSAGSNAGSSAGSNAGSSAGSNAGSSAGSNAGSSAGSNAGSSAGSNAGSSAGSNAGSSAGSNAGSNAGSNAGSSAGSNAGSNAGSNAGSNAGSNAGSNAGSNAGSNAGSNAGSKTGSLINVGAKVLSKSGAGSHAISGAGSKAGSLVNVGAKVLSGSGAGSKAGSLVNVGAKVLSGSGAGSHAVSGAGSKAGSLVNVGAKVLSGSGAGSHAASGAGSKAGSLVNVGAKVLSGSGAGSKAGSLVNVGAKVLSGSGAGSHAGSGAGSKAGSLVNVGAKVLSGSGAGSHAASGAGSKAGSLVNVGAKVLSGSGAGSHAASGAGSKAGSLVNVGAKVLSGSGAGSHTASGAGSKAGSLVNVGLGVLGSATHHHADC, encoded by the exons atggctcgtttttctttgttttttataactttGAGCGTGGTGTGCTTTTTCg ccaCCGTAATTGCACATCCAATTGACTGTGATGACGATACAATTTCTCCTGTGTCAAGTGCTGCAAGCAGTAGTCAATCAAGCAGTAATTCTGCTTCAAGTGCAAACAGCTCAAGTGGTTCAAATCCAACTGACTGCGATGATAGTGAAACAAACTCTGGATCAAACGCAAGCAGTAATTCCGCTTCAAGTTCTAGCAGTGATTCCAGTTCAAATGCAGGAAGTAATGCTGGTTCAAGTGCTGGTAGCAATGCCGGTTCAAATGCAGGCAGTAACGCTGGTTCAAGTGCAGGAAGTAATGCTGGATCAAGTGCAGGTAGCAATGCTGGATCGAGTGCAGGAAGTAACGCTGGATCAAGTGCAGGAAGTAATGCTGGATCAAGTGCCGGCAGTAATGCTGGATCGAGTGCAGGAAGTAACGCTGGATCAAGTGCAGGAAGTAACGCTGGATCAAGTGCAGGAAGTAATGCTGGATCAAGTGCAGGAAGTAATGCTGGATCAAGTGCAGGCAGTAATGCTGGATCAAGTGCAGGAAGCAATGCTGGATCAAGTGCAGGAAGTAATGCTGGATCAAGTGCAGGTAGCAATGCTGGATCAAGTGCAGGAAGCAATGCTGGATCAAGTGCAGGCAGTAATGCTGGATCAAGTGCAGGAAGTAATGCTGGATCAAGTGCAGGAAGCAATGCTGGATCAAGTGCAGGAAGTAATGCTGGATCAAGTGCAGGCAGTAATGCTGGATCAAGTGCAGGTAGCAATGCTGGATCAAGTGCAGGAAGCAATGCTGGATCAAGTGCAGGAAGTAATGCTGGATCAAGTGCAGGAAGTAATGCTGGATCAAGTGCAGGCAGTAATGCTGGATCAAGTGCAGGAAGCAATGCTGGATCAAGTGCAGGAAGCAATGCTGGATCGAGTGCAGGAAGTAACGCTGGATCAAGTGCAGGAAGTAATGCTGGATCAAGTGCAGGTAGCAATGCTGGATCTAATGCAGGTAGCAATGCTGGATCAAGTGCAGGCAGTAACGCCGGTTCCAACGCTGGATCAAATGCCGGAAGTAATGCAGGAAGTAATGCTGGATCAAATGCAGGAAGTAATGCAGGTTCAAATGCCGGAAGTAATGCTGGATCGAAAACAGGCAGTCTTATCAATGTCGGTGCTAAAGTTTTAAGCAAAAGTGGTGCAGGATCTCATGCAATTAGTGGTGCTGGATCAAAAGCAGGCAGTCTTGTAAATGTTGGTGCCAAAGTTTTGAGTGGAAGTGGTGCTGGATCAAAAGCAGGCAGTCTTGTCAATGTTGGTGCTAAAGTTTTGAGTGGAAGCGGCGCTGGATCTCACGCAGTTAGTGGTGCTGGATCAAAAGCAG GCAGTCTTGTTAATGTTGGTGCTAAAGTTTTGAGTGGAAGTGGTGCTGGATCTCATGCAGCTAGTGGCGCTGGATCAAAAGCAGGCAGTCTTGTCAATGTCGGTGCCAAAGTTTTGAGTGGAAGTGGCGCTGGATCAAAAGCAGGCAGTCTTGTAAATGTTGGTGCCAAAGTTTTGAGTGGAAGTGGTGCTGGATCTCATGCAGGTAGTGGTGCTGGATCAAAAGCAGGTAGTCTTGTCAATGTTGGTGCTAAAGTTTTGAGTGGAAGTGGTGCTGGTTCTCATGCAGCTAGTGGCGCTGGATCAAAAGCAGGCAGTCTTGTCAATGTTGGTGCTAAAGTTTTGAGTGGAAGTGGTGCTGGTTCTCATGCAGCTAGTGGCGCTGGATCAAAAGCCGGTAGTCTTGTCAATGTCGGTGCTAAAGTTTTAAGCGGAAGTGGTGCTGGATCACACACAGCTAGTGGTGCTGGATCAAAAGCAGGCAGTCTTGTCAATGTTGGCCTTGGTGTTTTAGGCTCAGCAACTCACCATCATGCAGATTGTTAA
- the LOC122860525 gene encoding fibroin heavy chain-like isoform X1, with amino-acid sequence MARFSLFFITLSVVCFFATVIAHPIDCDDDTISPVSSAASSSQSSSNSASSANSSSGSNPTDCDDSETNSGSNASSNSASSSSSDSSSNAGSNAGSSAGSNAGSNAGSNAGSSAGSNAGSSAGSNAGSSAGSNAGSSAGSNAGSSAGSNAGSSAGSNAGSSAGSNAGSSAGSNAGSSAGSNAGSSAGSNAGSSAGSNAGSSAGSNAGSSAGSNAGSSAGSNAGSSAGSNAGSSAGSNAGSSAGSNAGSSAGSNAGSSAGSNAGSSAGSNAGSSAGSNAGSSAGSNAGSSAGSNAGSSAGSNAGSSAGSNAGSSAGSNAGSSAGSNAGSSAGSNAGSSAGSNAGSNAGSNAGSSAGSNAGSNAGSNAGSNAGSNAGSNAGSNAGSNAGSNAGSKTGSLINVGAKVLSKSGAGSHAISGAGSKAGSLVNVGAKVLSGSGAGSKAGSLVNVGAKVLSGSGAGSHAVSGAGSKAGSLVNVGAKVLSGSGAGSKAGSLVNVGAKVLSGSGAGSHAASGAGSKAGSLVNVGAKVLSGSGAGSKAGSLVNVGAKVLSGSGAGSHAGSGAGSKAGSLVNVGAKVLSGSGAGSHAASGAGSKAGSLVNVGAKVLSGSGAGSHAASGAGSKAGSLVNVGAKVLSGSGAGSHTASGAGSKAGSLVNVGLGVLGSATHHHADC; translated from the exons atggctcgtttttctttgttttttataactttGAGCGTGGTGTGCTTTTTCg ccaCCGTAATTGCACATCCAATTGACTGTGATGACGATACAATTTCTCCTGTGTCAAGTGCTGCAAGCAGTAGTCAATCAAGCAGTAATTCTGCTTCAAGTGCAAACAGCTCAAGTGGTTCAAATCCAACTGACTGCGATGATAGTGAAACAAACTCTGGATCAAACGCAAGCAGTAATTCCGCTTCAAGTTCTAGCAGTGATTCCAGTTCAAATGCAGGAAGTAATGCTGGTTCAAGTGCTGGTAGCAATGCCGGTTCAAATGCAGGCAGTAACGCTGGTTCAAGTGCAGGAAGTAATGCTGGATCAAGTGCAGGTAGCAATGCTGGATCGAGTGCAGGAAGTAACGCTGGATCAAGTGCAGGAAGTAATGCTGGATCAAGTGCCGGCAGTAATGCTGGATCGAGTGCAGGAAGTAACGCTGGATCAAGTGCAGGAAGTAACGCTGGATCAAGTGCAGGAAGTAATGCTGGATCAAGTGCAGGAAGTAATGCTGGATCAAGTGCAGGCAGTAATGCTGGATCAAGTGCAGGAAGCAATGCTGGATCAAGTGCAGGAAGTAATGCTGGATCAAGTGCAGGTAGCAATGCTGGATCAAGTGCAGGAAGCAATGCTGGATCAAGTGCAGGCAGTAATGCTGGATCAAGTGCAGGAAGTAATGCTGGATCAAGTGCAGGAAGCAATGCTGGATCAAGTGCAGGAAGTAATGCTGGATCAAGTGCAGGCAGTAATGCTGGATCAAGTGCAGGTAGCAATGCTGGATCAAGTGCAGGAAGCAATGCTGGATCAAGTGCAGGAAGTAATGCTGGATCAAGTGCAGGAAGTAATGCTGGATCAAGTGCAGGCAGTAATGCTGGATCAAGTGCAGGAAGCAATGCTGGATCAAGTGCAGGAAGCAATGCTGGATCGAGTGCAGGAAGTAACGCTGGATCAAGTGCAGGAAGTAATGCTGGATCAAGTGCAGGTAGCAATGCTGGATCTAATGCAGGTAGCAATGCTGGATCAAGTGCAGGCAGTAACGCCGGTTCCAACGCTGGATCAAATGCCGGAAGTAATGCAGGAAGTAATGCTGGATCAAATGCAGGAAGTAATGCAGGTTCAAATGCCGGAAGTAATGCTGGATCGAAAACAGGCAGTCTTATCAATGTCGGTGCTAAAGTTTTAAGCAAAAGTGGTGCAGGATCTCATGCAATTAGTGGTGCTGGATCAAAAGCAGGCAGTCTTGTAAATGTTGGTGCCAAAGTTTTGAGTGGAAGTGGTGCTGGATCAAAAGCAGGCAGTCTTGTCAATGTTGGTGCTAAAGTTTTGAGTGGAAGCGGCGCTGGATCTCACGCAGTTAGTGGTGCTGGATCAAAAGCAGGCAGTCTTGTTAATGTTGGTGCTAAAGTTTTGAGTGGAAGTGGTGCTGGATCAAAAGCAGGCAGTCTTGTTAATGTTGGTGCTAAAGTTTTGAGTGGAAGTGGTGCTGGATCTCATGCAGCTAGTGGCGCTGGATCAAAAGCAGGCAGTCTTGTCAATGTCGGTGCCAAAGTTTTGAGTGGAAGTGGCGCTGGATCAAAAGCAGGCAGTCTTGTAAATGTTGGTGCCAAAGTTTTGAGTGGAAGTGGTGCTGGATCTCATGCAGGTAGTGGTGCTGGATCAAAAGCAGGTAGTCTTGTCAATGTTGGTGCTAAAGTTTTGAGTGGAAGTGGTGCTGGTTCTCATGCAGCTAGTGGCGCTGGATCAAAAGCAGGCAGTCTTGTCAATGTTGGTGCTAAAGTTTTGAGTGGAAGTGGTGCTGGTTCTCATGCAGCTAGTGGCGCTGGATCAAAAGCCGGTAGTCTTGTCAATGTCGGTGCTAAAGTTTTAAGCGGAAGTGGTGCTGGATCACACACAGCTAGTGGTGCTGGATCAAAAGCAGGCAGTCTTGTCAATGTTGGCCTTGGTGTTTTAGGCTCAGCAACTCACCATCATGCAGATTGTTAA
- the LOC122860525 gene encoding circumsporozoite protein-like isoform X8 — MARFSLFFITLSVVCFFATVIAHPIDCDDDTISPVSSAASSSQSSSNSASSANSSSGSNPTDCDDSETNSGSNASSNSASSSSSDSSSNAGSNAGSSAGSNAGSNAGSNAGSSAGSNAGSSAGSNAGSSAGSNAGSSAGSNAGSSAGSNAGSSAGSNAGSSAGSNAGSSAGSNAGSSAGSNAGSSAGSNAGSSAGSNAGSSAGSNAGSSAGSNAGSSAGSNAGSSAGSNAGSSAGSNAGSSAGSNAGSSAGSNAGSSAGSNAGSSAGSNAGSSAGSNAGSSAGSNAGSSAGSNAGSSAGSNAGSSAGSNAGSSAGSNAGSSAGSNAGSSAGSNAGSSAGSNAGSNAGSNAGSSAGSNAGSNAGSNAGSNAGSNAGSNAGSNAGSNAGSNAGSKTGSLINVGAKVLSKSGAGSHAISGAGSKAGSLVNVGAKVLSGSGAGSHAGSGAGSKAGSLVNVGAKVLSGSGAGSHAASGAGSKAGSLVNVGAKVLSGSGAGSHAASGAGSKAGSLVNVGAKVLSGSGAGSHTASGAGSKAGSLVNVGLGVLGSATHHHADC, encoded by the exons atggctcgtttttctttgttttttataactttGAGCGTGGTGTGCTTTTTCg ccaCCGTAATTGCACATCCAATTGACTGTGATGACGATACAATTTCTCCTGTGTCAAGTGCTGCAAGCAGTAGTCAATCAAGCAGTAATTCTGCTTCAAGTGCAAACAGCTCAAGTGGTTCAAATCCAACTGACTGCGATGATAGTGAAACAAACTCTGGATCAAACGCAAGCAGTAATTCCGCTTCAAGTTCTAGCAGTGATTCCAGTTCAAATGCAGGAAGTAATGCTGGTTCAAGTGCTGGTAGCAATGCCGGTTCAAATGCAGGCAGTAACGCTGGTTCAAGTGCAGGAAGTAATGCTGGATCAAGTGCAGGTAGCAATGCTGGATCGAGTGCAGGAAGTAACGCTGGATCAAGTGCAGGAAGTAATGCTGGATCAAGTGCCGGCAGTAATGCTGGATCGAGTGCAGGAAGTAACGCTGGATCAAGTGCAGGAAGTAACGCTGGATCAAGTGCAGGAAGTAATGCTGGATCAAGTGCAGGAAGTAATGCTGGATCAAGTGCAGGCAGTAATGCTGGATCAAGTGCAGGAAGCAATGCTGGATCAAGTGCAGGAAGTAATGCTGGATCAAGTGCAGGTAGCAATGCTGGATCAAGTGCAGGAAGCAATGCTGGATCAAGTGCAGGCAGTAATGCTGGATCAAGTGCAGGAAGTAATGCTGGATCAAGTGCAGGAAGCAATGCTGGATCAAGTGCAGGAAGTAATGCTGGATCAAGTGCAGGCAGTAATGCTGGATCAAGTGCAGGTAGCAATGCTGGATCAAGTGCAGGAAGCAATGCTGGATCAAGTGCAGGAAGTAATGCTGGATCAAGTGCAGGAAGTAATGCTGGATCAAGTGCAGGCAGTAATGCTGGATCAAGTGCAGGAAGCAATGCTGGATCAAGTGCAGGAAGCAATGCTGGATCGAGTGCAGGAAGTAACGCTGGATCAAGTGCAGGAAGTAATGCTGGATCAAGTGCAGGTAGCAATGCTGGATCTAATGCAGGTAGCAATGCTGGATCAAGTGCAGGCAGTAACGCCGGTTCCAACGCTGGATCAAATGCCGGAAGTAATGCAGGAAGTAATGCTGGATCAAATGCAGGAAGTAATGCAGGTTCAAATGCCGGAAGTAATGCTGGATCGAAAACAGGCAGTCTTATCAATGTCGGTGCTAAAGTTTTAAGCAAAAGTGGTGCAGGATCTCATGCAATTAGTGGTGCTGGATCAAAAGCAG GCAGTCTTGTAAATGTTGGTGCCAAAGTTTTGAGTGGAAGTGGTGCTGGATCTCATGCAGGTAGTGGTGCTGGATCAAAAGCAGGTAGTCTTGTCAATGTTGGTGCTAAAGTTTTGAGTGGAAGTGGTGCTGGTTCTCATGCAGCTAGTGGCGCTGGATCAAAAGCAGGCAGTCTTGTCAATGTTGGTGCTAAAGTTTTGAGTGGAAGTGGTGCTGGTTCTCATGCAGCTAGTGGCGCTGGATCAAAAGCCGGTAGTCTTGTCAATGTCGGTGCTAAAGTTTTAAGCGGAAGTGGTGCTGGATCACACACAGCTAGTGGTGCTGGATCAAAAGCAGGCAGTCTTGTCAATGTTGGCCTTGGTGTTTTAGGCTCAGCAACTCACCATCATGCAGATTGTTAA
- the LOC122860525 gene encoding circumsporozoite protein-like isoform X6: protein MARFSLFFITLSVVCFFATVIAHPIDCDDDTISPVSSAASSSQSSSNSASSANSSSGSNPTDCDDSETNSGSNASSNSASSSSSDSSSNAGSNAGSSAGSNAGSNAGSNAGSSAGSNAGSSAGSNAGSSAGSNAGSSAGSNAGSSAGSNAGSSAGSNAGSSAGSNAGSSAGSNAGSSAGSNAGSSAGSNAGSSAGSNAGSSAGSNAGSSAGSNAGSSAGSNAGSSAGSNAGSSAGSNAGSSAGSNAGSSAGSNAGSSAGSNAGSSAGSNAGSSAGSNAGSSAGSNAGSSAGSNAGSSAGSNAGSSAGSNAGSSAGSNAGSSAGSNAGSSAGSNAGSSAGSNAGSNAGSNAGSSAGSNAGSNAGSNAGSNAGSNAGSNAGSNAGSNAGSNAGSKTGSLINVGAKVLSKSGAGSHAISGAGSKAGSLVNVGAKVLSGSGAGSHAASGAGSKAGSLVNVGAKVLSGSGAGSKAGSLVNVGAKVLSGSGAGSHAGSGAGSKAGSLVNVGAKVLSGSGAGSHAASGAGSKAGSLVNVGAKVLSGSGAGSHAASGAGSKAGSLVNVGAKVLSGSGAGSHTASGAGSKAGSLVNVGLGVLGSATHHHADC from the exons atggctcgtttttctttgttttttataactttGAGCGTGGTGTGCTTTTTCg ccaCCGTAATTGCACATCCAATTGACTGTGATGACGATACAATTTCTCCTGTGTCAAGTGCTGCAAGCAGTAGTCAATCAAGCAGTAATTCTGCTTCAAGTGCAAACAGCTCAAGTGGTTCAAATCCAACTGACTGCGATGATAGTGAAACAAACTCTGGATCAAACGCAAGCAGTAATTCCGCTTCAAGTTCTAGCAGTGATTCCAGTTCAAATGCAGGAAGTAATGCTGGTTCAAGTGCTGGTAGCAATGCCGGTTCAAATGCAGGCAGTAACGCTGGTTCAAGTGCAGGAAGTAATGCTGGATCAAGTGCAGGTAGCAATGCTGGATCGAGTGCAGGAAGTAACGCTGGATCAAGTGCAGGAAGTAATGCTGGATCAAGTGCCGGCAGTAATGCTGGATCGAGTGCAGGAAGTAACGCTGGATCAAGTGCAGGAAGTAACGCTGGATCAAGTGCAGGAAGTAATGCTGGATCAAGTGCAGGAAGTAATGCTGGATCAAGTGCAGGCAGTAATGCTGGATCAAGTGCAGGAAGCAATGCTGGATCAAGTGCAGGAAGTAATGCTGGATCAAGTGCAGGTAGCAATGCTGGATCAAGTGCAGGAAGCAATGCTGGATCAAGTGCAGGCAGTAATGCTGGATCAAGTGCAGGAAGTAATGCTGGATCAAGTGCAGGAAGCAATGCTGGATCAAGTGCAGGAAGTAATGCTGGATCAAGTGCAGGCAGTAATGCTGGATCAAGTGCAGGTAGCAATGCTGGATCAAGTGCAGGAAGCAATGCTGGATCAAGTGCAGGAAGTAATGCTGGATCAAGTGCAGGAAGTAATGCTGGATCAAGTGCAGGCAGTAATGCTGGATCAAGTGCAGGAAGCAATGCTGGATCAAGTGCAGGAAGCAATGCTGGATCGAGTGCAGGAAGTAACGCTGGATCAAGTGCAGGAAGTAATGCTGGATCAAGTGCAGGTAGCAATGCTGGATCTAATGCAGGTAGCAATGCTGGATCAAGTGCAGGCAGTAACGCCGGTTCCAACGCTGGATCAAATGCCGGAAGTAATGCAGGAAGTAATGCTGGATCAAATGCAGGAAGTAATGCAGGTTCAAATGCCGGAAGTAATGCTGGATCGAAAACAGGCAGTCTTATCAATGTCGGTGCTAAAGTTTTAAGCAAAAGTGGTGCAGGATCTCATGCAATTAGTGGTGCTGGATCAAAAGCAG GCAGTCTTGTTAATGTTGGTGCTAAAGTTTTGAGTGGAAGTGGTGCTGGATCTCATGCAGCTAGTGGCGCTGGATCAAAAGCAGGCAGTCTTGTCAATGTCGGTGCCAAAGTTTTGAGTGGAAGTGGCGCTGGATCAAAAGCAGGCAGTCTTGTAAATGTTGGTGCCAAAGTTTTGAGTGGAAGTGGTGCTGGATCTCATGCAGGTAGTGGTGCTGGATCAAAAGCAGGTAGTCTTGTCAATGTTGGTGCTAAAGTTTTGAGTGGAAGTGGTGCTGGTTCTCATGCAGCTAGTGGCGCTGGATCAAAAGCAGGCAGTCTTGTCAATGTTGGTGCTAAAGTTTTGAGTGGAAGTGGTGCTGGTTCTCATGCAGCTAGTGGCGCTGGATCAAAAGCCGGTAGTCTTGTCAATGTCGGTGCTAAAGTTTTAAGCGGAAGTGGTGCTGGATCACACACAGCTAGTGGTGCTGGATCAAAAGCAGGCAGTCTTGTCAATGTTGGCCTTGGTGTTTTAGGCTCAGCAACTCACCATCATGCAGATTGTTAA
- the LOC122860525 gene encoding circumsporozoite protein-like isoform X4 has product MARFSLFFITLSVVCFFATVIAHPIDCDDDTISPVSSAASSSQSSSNSASSANSSSGSNPTDCDDSETNSGSNASSNSASSSSSDSSSNAGSNAGSSAGSNAGSNAGSNAGSSAGSNAGSSAGSNAGSSAGSNAGSSAGSNAGSSAGSNAGSSAGSNAGSSAGSNAGSSAGSNAGSSAGSNAGSSAGSNAGSSAGSNAGSSAGSNAGSSAGSNAGSSAGSNAGSSAGSNAGSSAGSNAGSSAGSNAGSSAGSNAGSSAGSNAGSSAGSNAGSSAGSNAGSSAGSNAGSSAGSNAGSSAGSNAGSSAGSNAGSSAGSNAGSSAGSNAGSSAGSNAGSSAGSNAGSNAGSNAGSSAGSNAGSNAGSNAGSNAGSNAGSNAGSNAGSNAGSNAGSKTGSLINVGAKVLSKSGAGSHAISGAGSKAGSLVNVGAKVLSGSGAGSKAGSLVNVGAKVLSGSGAGSHAVSGAGSKAGSLVNVGAKVLSGSGAGSHAASGAGSKAGSLVNVGAKVLSGSGAGSKAGSLVNVGAKVLSGSGAGSHAGSGAGSKAGSLVNVGAKVLSGSGAGSHAASGAGSKAGSLVNVGAKVLSGSGAGSHAASGAGSKAGSLVNVGAKVLSGSGAGSHTASGAGSKAGSLVNVGLGVLGSATHHHADC; this is encoded by the exons atggctcgtttttctttgttttttataactttGAGCGTGGTGTGCTTTTTCg ccaCCGTAATTGCACATCCAATTGACTGTGATGACGATACAATTTCTCCTGTGTCAAGTGCTGCAAGCAGTAGTCAATCAAGCAGTAATTCTGCTTCAAGTGCAAACAGCTCAAGTGGTTCAAATCCAACTGACTGCGATGATAGTGAAACAAACTCTGGATCAAACGCAAGCAGTAATTCCGCTTCAAGTTCTAGCAGTGATTCCAGTTCAAATGCAGGAAGTAATGCTGGTTCAAGTGCTGGTAGCAATGCCGGTTCAAATGCAGGCAGTAACGCTGGTTCAAGTGCAGGAAGTAATGCTGGATCAAGTGCAGGTAGCAATGCTGGATCGAGTGCAGGAAGTAACGCTGGATCAAGTGCAGGAAGTAATGCTGGATCAAGTGCCGGCAGTAATGCTGGATCGAGTGCAGGAAGTAACGCTGGATCAAGTGCAGGAAGTAACGCTGGATCAAGTGCAGGAAGTAATGCTGGATCAAGTGCAGGAAGTAATGCTGGATCAAGTGCAGGCAGTAATGCTGGATCAAGTGCAGGAAGCAATGCTGGATCAAGTGCAGGAAGTAATGCTGGATCAAGTGCAGGTAGCAATGCTGGATCAAGTGCAGGAAGCAATGCTGGATCAAGTGCAGGCAGTAATGCTGGATCAAGTGCAGGAAGTAATGCTGGATCAAGTGCAGGAAGCAATGCTGGATCAAGTGCAGGAAGTAATGCTGGATCAAGTGCAGGCAGTAATGCTGGATCAAGTGCAGGTAGCAATGCTGGATCAAGTGCAGGAAGCAATGCTGGATCAAGTGCAGGAAGTAATGCTGGATCAAGTGCAGGAAGTAATGCTGGATCAAGTGCAGGCAGTAATGCTGGATCAAGTGCAGGAAGCAATGCTGGATCAAGTGCAGGAAGCAATGCTGGATCGAGTGCAGGAAGTAACGCTGGATCAAGTGCAGGAAGTAATGCTGGATCAAGTGCAGGTAGCAATGCTGGATCTAATGCAGGTAGCAATGCTGGATCAAGTGCAGGCAGTAACGCCGGTTCCAACGCTGGATCAAATGCCGGAAGTAATGCAGGAAGTAATGCTGGATCAAATGCAGGAAGTAATGCAGGTTCAAATGCCGGAAGTAATGCTGGATCGAAAACAGGCAGTCTTATCAATGTCGGTGCTAAAGTTTTAAGCAAAAGTGGTGCAGGATCTCATGCAATTAGTGGTGCTGGATCAAAAGCAGGCAGTCTTGTAAATGTTGGTGCCAAAGTTTTGAGTGGAAGTGGTGCTGGATCAAAAGCAGGCAGTCTTGTCAATGTTGGTGCTAAAGTTTTGAGTGGAAGCGGCGCTGGATCTCACGCAGTTAGTG GTGCTGGATCAAAAGCAGGCAGTCTTGTTAATGTTGGTGCTAAAGTTTTGAGTGGAAGTGGTGCTGGATCTCATGCAGCTAGTGGCGCTGGATCAAAAGCAGGCAGTCTTGTCAATGTCGGTGCCAAAGTTTTGAGTGGAAGTGGCGCTGGATCAAAAGCAGGCAGTCTTGTAAATGTTGGTGCCAAAGTTTTGAGTGGAAGTGGTGCTGGATCTCATGCAGGTAGTGGTGCTGGATCAAAAGCAGGTAGTCTTGTCAATGTTGGTGCTAAAGTTTTGAGTGGAAGTGGTGCTGGTTCTCATGCAGCTAGTGGCGCTGGATCAAAAGCAGGCAGTCTTGTCAATGTTGGTGCTAAAGTTTTGAGTGGAAGTGGTGCTGGTTCTCATGCAGCTAGTGGCGCTGGATCAAAAGCCGGTAGTCTTGTCAATGTCGGTGCTAAAGTTTTAAGCGGAAGTGGTGCTGGATCACACACAGCTAGTGGTGCTGGATCAAAAGCAGGCAGTCTTGTCAATGTTGGCCTTGGTGTTTTAGGCTCAGCAACTCACCATCATGCAGATTGTTAA